A window of Synechococcus sp. MEDNS5 contains these coding sequences:
- a CDS encoding DUF3120 domain-containing protein → MQNPALGRRRLPTAAVLASLPFWASALVVMPVFVQAPWVRHQPFSSCLFGLFLAVAGILLSLNAERSQQRDLGALILGFSGSWMAGSLFWGWLSAHPVLHLPVEAFALPLAVAGLNTRWRCACAFYLASLVGTVFTDLSMAISGVMTLWPDVVTATADQAPVLLQKAASQVLTPKSLLVVILAAALITRLVAECRSRADQFGDGSSAWAVATSVLFTTLVIDGVFLGISLLAPGLSGLI, encoded by the coding sequence ATGCAAAACCCGGCCCTGGGCAGGCGGAGGCTTCCTACAGCTGCAGTTCTGGCGTCCCTCCCCTTTTGGGCATCTGCTCTGGTGGTGATGCCTGTGTTCGTGCAGGCGCCATGGGTCCGTCACCAACCATTCAGTTCCTGTCTGTTCGGGCTCTTTCTTGCTGTTGCGGGAATCCTGTTGAGCCTTAACGCGGAGCGGAGCCAACAGCGCGATCTTGGAGCCCTCATCTTGGGATTCAGCGGCAGTTGGATGGCGGGAAGTTTGTTTTGGGGATGGTTGTCTGCGCACCCAGTTCTGCATTTGCCGGTTGAGGCGTTCGCGCTTCCTCTGGCGGTCGCAGGACTGAACACCCGCTGGCGTTGCGCATGTGCTTTTTACCTGGCGTCTTTGGTTGGAACTGTCTTCACTGACCTCTCGATGGCCATCTCCGGGGTGATGACTCTCTGGCCCGACGTGGTGACGGCTACGGCCGACCAAGCGCCTGTCCTGCTGCAAAAAGCAGCATCTCAGGTCTTAACACCAAAGTCTCTCCTGGTCGTGATCCTGGCTGCGGCATTGATTACGAGACTGGTGGCTGAATGCCGTTCCAGAGCTGATCAGTTTGGAGACGGTTCTTCAGCATGGGCAGTCGCAACCTCTGTGCTGTTCACCACCTTGGTGATTGATGGTGTGTTCCTGGGGATTTCTTTGCTGGCACCAGGCCTGAGCGGGCTCATCTGA
- the psbU gene encoding photosystem II complex extrinsic protein PsbU: protein MKRLLSWLTGLVVMAGLLMTLAMPSDVQAADIRNVADDKIAERGDKVDLNNSSVRRFQQFPGMYPTLAGKIVLGGPYESVDDVLSLDLTDRQKELFEKYRDNFTVTAPSIALNEGFDRINDGQYR from the coding sequence ATGAAGCGTCTGCTGTCCTGGCTGACAGGTCTCGTCGTCATGGCTGGCTTGCTGATGACTCTGGCCATGCCCTCTGATGTCCAGGCCGCTGACATCCGCAATGTGGCTGACGACAAGATCGCCGAACGTGGCGACAAGGTTGATCTGAATAACTCATCCGTGCGGCGCTTCCAGCAATTCCCCGGGATGTACCCAACCCTGGCCGGAAAAATCGTGCTGGGCGGTCCTTACGAGAGTGTGGATGATGTGCTCTCTCTTGATCTCACCGACCGCCAGAAGGAACTGTTCGAGAAATATCGCGATAATTTCACTGTGACTGCACCCTCGATTGCCCTGAACGAAGGCTTCGACAGGATTAACGACGGGCAGTACCGCTAA
- the nadB gene encoding L-aspartate oxidase encodes MSRERSTSQDPIHNGPWDVVVVGAGAAGLMTCLELPPELNVLLLNRNAGRRSSSRWAQGGIAAVTGPGDSRFLHGEDTLKAGAGLCDGDAVRLLVDQAPHCVERLLSLGMAFDRNPDGSLATTLEAAHSQHRVLHVQDRTGRALVDVLRERVEARPGLVHRRGVRVTQLWVEDQRCCGVQILDGPWLHWVPARAVVLATGGGGHLYTNTTNPPQACGEGVVLSWQAGAAVDDLEFVQFHPTALKLAEAPCFLISEAVRGEGAVLVDPSGRSPVGSLPQRDLAPRDQVSRALLRCMRSQGLSSLGLDLSPIPAERAERRFPTILERCREYGLHPLQNPIPVAPAAHYWMGGVATDLQAATTIPGLFAVGEVACTGVHGANRLASNSLMECLVFAGRLRDIALNDRSAPTISSKGPEPFSIETPMPSPGHAETLHRSINALRSVCWNMAGVDRRVSGMQQTLRELLKGNDALRCSPLLEEMRNQDKDRCFQLEETCRSNINLLLDLHHRQQASQLLLEACLFRTESRGGHFRSDAPTPLPQWRCHSRQVKGARIHTRPVTD; translated from the coding sequence ATGAGCAGAGAGCGATCAACATCCCAGGATCCGATCCACAACGGCCCCTGGGATGTTGTGGTTGTTGGAGCAGGCGCAGCGGGTCTGATGACCTGCCTGGAGCTCCCTCCCGAGCTGAACGTTCTGCTTCTCAACAGGAACGCAGGTCGGCGCTCTTCAAGCCGCTGGGCGCAAGGGGGCATCGCCGCGGTGACGGGTCCTGGAGACTCTCGTTTCCTCCATGGGGAGGACACCCTGAAGGCCGGAGCAGGCCTCTGTGATGGCGATGCCGTCCGTCTCCTGGTGGACCAGGCGCCCCACTGCGTCGAACGGTTGCTTTCCCTGGGCATGGCGTTCGACCGCAATCCCGATGGGTCCCTTGCGACCACCCTTGAAGCAGCCCACAGCCAGCATCGTGTATTGCACGTGCAGGACCGCACCGGAAGGGCTTTGGTGGATGTCCTCCGAGAGCGTGTCGAAGCCAGACCCGGCCTGGTGCATCGTCGAGGCGTCCGGGTCACCCAACTCTGGGTCGAAGACCAACGCTGCTGCGGTGTTCAGATTCTTGATGGCCCATGGCTTCACTGGGTTCCAGCCCGAGCGGTTGTGCTGGCCACTGGAGGAGGAGGCCATCTCTACACCAACACCACGAATCCACCTCAGGCCTGTGGTGAAGGCGTTGTGCTCTCGTGGCAAGCCGGTGCTGCAGTTGACGATCTCGAATTTGTTCAGTTCCATCCCACAGCGCTCAAACTCGCTGAGGCGCCCTGCTTCCTGATCTCAGAAGCCGTGCGTGGCGAAGGCGCCGTCTTGGTGGATCCCTCAGGACGAAGTCCTGTGGGATCTCTTCCCCAACGCGATCTTGCCCCACGCGATCAGGTGAGCCGAGCCCTGCTGCGATGCATGCGCTCCCAGGGATTGAGCAGTCTGGGGCTGGATCTCTCACCCATTCCCGCGGAACGGGCCGAACGACGCTTTCCGACGATTCTTGAACGCTGCCGGGAGTACGGACTCCATCCTTTGCAGAATCCGATCCCGGTGGCACCTGCCGCGCACTACTGGATGGGAGGTGTGGCCACGGATCTACAGGCCGCTACAACCATTCCCGGCCTTTTCGCCGTTGGGGAGGTGGCATGCACCGGGGTGCATGGTGCTAACAGGCTGGCCAGCAACTCATTGATGGAGTGTCTTGTGTTTGCTGGAAGACTCAGGGACATCGCGCTGAACGACCGAAGCGCACCAACCATCTCCAGCAAAGGTCCGGAACCTTTCAGTATCGAGACCCCGATGCCATCGCCAGGGCATGCTGAAACCCTGCACCGATCGATCAACGCGCTGCGATCAGTCTGCTGGAACATGGCCGGAGTTGATCGACGCGTGAGCGGGATGCAGCAGACCCTGCGAGAGCTCCTTAAGGGAAACGACGCGCTGCGATGCAGCCCGTTGCTTGAGGAGATGCGCAACCAGGACAAAGATCGTTGCTTCCAACTTGAGGAAACCTGTCGCAGCAACATCAATCTTCTCCTCGACCTTCACCACCGCCAGCAGGCAAGCCAACTGCTATTGGAGGCTTGCCTCTTCCGTACCGAAAGCCGTGGAGGCCACTTCCGCAGTGATGCCCCAACACCGCTTCCGCAGTGGCGTTGCCACAGTCGCCAGGTGAAGGGCGCCCGCATCCACACCCGGCCAGTCACCGATTAA
- a CDS encoding vitamin K epoxide reductase family protein, translated as MAASRLTSRRRQDQGSKWVRIVMAVLATVGVIDTGSITLKRWGLLGNLTCPLGADGCDKVLNSPWGTLFQGDGLSVPLSFAGFLAYSAVLIMALVPLLPGLSENRGDLARRTWWGLFTVSLGMAVFSLVLVGLMVFKIQAFCFFCVLSATLAILLSILAVAGGGWDDPSKLFFRGFLLALAVLLGSLIWASVLDPERPDAAVTGAGAPPVVTTESTPSKVALAEHLTANGAVMYSAYWCPHCHEQKEAFGKEAAQKLTVIECAADGQNNQRALCESKKIEGFPTWEINGKLDSGVKPLKVLARLSGFKGDSNF; from the coding sequence ATGGCCGCCAGCAGACTCACCAGCCGCCGTCGCCAGGACCAGGGCTCCAAATGGGTACGGATCGTCATGGCCGTGCTGGCCACCGTGGGGGTGATTGACACCGGTTCGATCACCCTGAAGCGTTGGGGCCTGCTGGGCAACCTCACCTGCCCATTGGGTGCAGACGGTTGCGACAAGGTGCTCAACAGTCCTTGGGGAACTCTCTTTCAGGGCGATGGTTTGAGTGTGCCGCTCTCGTTTGCGGGTTTTCTGGCTTACTCGGCCGTGTTGATCATGGCCCTGGTTCCTCTGCTTCCAGGATTGTCCGAAAACCGCGGTGATCTCGCCCGACGCACGTGGTGGGGGCTCTTCACCGTGTCCCTGGGGATGGCGGTCTTCAGCCTCGTGCTGGTTGGCTTGATGGTGTTCAAGATTCAGGCGTTCTGTTTCTTTTGCGTGCTGTCAGCCACTCTTGCCATCCTTCTCTCGATTCTCGCCGTGGCTGGCGGGGGCTGGGACGACCCATCCAAGCTGTTCTTCCGTGGATTTCTACTGGCTCTTGCCGTGTTGCTGGGAAGTTTGATCTGGGCCTCCGTTCTCGATCCGGAGCGTCCGGATGCCGCTGTGACGGGTGCTGGTGCTCCTCCTGTGGTGACCACCGAAAGCACGCCGAGCAAAGTGGCTTTGGCAGAACATCTCACCGCTAACGGTGCCGTGATGTACAGCGCTTACTGGTGCCCCCATTGTCATGAGCAAAAGGAGGCGTTTGGAAAAGAAGCAGCGCAGAAGCTCACGGTGATCGAGTGTGCTGCGGATGGCCAGAACAATCAGCGTGCACTCTGTGAGAGTAAGAAAATCGAGGGTTTCCCCACCTGGGAGATCAACGGCAAGCTTGATTCCGGCGTCAAGCCTTTGAAGGTGCTTGCGCGTCTGTCTGGCTTTAAGGGGGACAGCAACTTTTAG
- the rimO gene encoding 30S ribosomal protein S12 methylthiotransferase RimO yields MLMSPDRSPGRDGASTRPTVAFSHLGCEKNRVDTEHMLGLLSEAGYGVSSDESDASVVVVNTCSFIQDAREESVRTLVGLAEQGKDLIIAGCLAQHFQEELLESLPEAKAIVGTGDYQHIVEVLERVEAGERVNRVSSTPTFVADERLPRYRTTGEAVAYLKVAEGCDYRCAFCIIPHLRGNQRSRPIESIVAEAHQLAAEGVKELILISQITTNYGLDLYGRPRLADLLHALGDVEIPWIRVHYAYPTGLTNEVISAYRDVPNVLPYLDLPLQHSHPEVLRAMNRPWQADVNERLLDQIRSQLPDAVLRTTLIVGFPGETQEQFEHLASFLERQRFDHVGVFTFSPEQGTAAAELPNPVDADIATARKDRLMMLQQPISAAANARWVGRTVDALVEQHNPATGAMIGRCARFAPEVDGEVHIEPRADGLQAAPGTMIPVQITGSDIYDLRAEIVGAASMVASARSAL; encoded by the coding sequence ATGCTCATGTCCCCGGACCGAAGTCCTGGCCGAGACGGGGCCAGCACCAGACCAACCGTGGCGTTTTCCCATTTGGGCTGCGAGAAGAACCGAGTCGATACCGAACACATGCTCGGTCTTCTGAGTGAAGCGGGCTACGGCGTGAGCAGCGATGAATCCGACGCCAGTGTGGTGGTTGTGAACACCTGCAGCTTCATCCAAGACGCCAGGGAGGAATCCGTCAGGACGCTGGTCGGGCTGGCAGAACAAGGGAAGGATCTGATCATCGCGGGATGCCTGGCCCAGCACTTTCAGGAAGAGCTTCTGGAGTCCCTCCCCGAAGCGAAGGCCATTGTGGGGACTGGCGACTACCAGCACATCGTGGAAGTGCTGGAAAGGGTGGAGGCCGGCGAACGCGTGAATCGGGTAAGCAGCACGCCGACGTTCGTGGCCGATGAGCGACTACCGCGCTATCGCACCACCGGCGAGGCCGTGGCGTACCTGAAAGTTGCCGAGGGCTGCGACTATCGCTGCGCTTTCTGCATCATTCCCCACCTCCGTGGGAATCAGCGCTCGCGACCGATCGAATCGATCGTGGCAGAAGCGCATCAGCTGGCCGCGGAAGGTGTGAAAGAACTGATCTTGATCAGCCAGATCACCACCAATTACGGCCTGGATCTCTATGGGCGCCCCCGCTTGGCAGACCTGCTGCACGCCCTCGGGGACGTGGAGATTCCCTGGATCCGTGTTCATTACGCCTACCCAACAGGCCTGACGAACGAGGTCATCAGTGCGTACAGGGACGTGCCCAATGTGCTGCCTTACTTGGACTTGCCACTGCAACACAGCCATCCGGAGGTGCTGCGCGCCATGAATCGCCCCTGGCAAGCCGATGTGAACGAGCGCCTGCTTGATCAGATCAGAAGCCAGTTACCCGACGCGGTGCTGCGCACCACCTTGATTGTGGGTTTCCCAGGAGAAACTCAGGAGCAGTTCGAGCATTTGGCGAGTTTTCTGGAGCGGCAGCGGTTCGATCACGTCGGGGTGTTCACCTTTTCTCCGGAGCAGGGAACGGCCGCAGCCGAATTGCCCAATCCCGTCGATGCCGACATCGCCACAGCCAGGAAAGATCGCCTAATGATGCTTCAGCAACCCATCTCTGCTGCGGCCAATGCTCGCTGGGTCGGCCGTACGGTCGATGCTCTAGTCGAACAGCACAACCCTGCAACCGGCGCAATGATCGGTCGCTGTGCCCGCTTCGCACCCGAGGTGGATGGGGAGGTTCATATCGAACCCAGGGCCGACGGACTGCAGGCAGCACCAGGAACCATGATCCCAGTCCAAATCACAGGATCTGACATCTACGACCTCCGCGCAGAGATCGTGGGAGCTGCGTCGATGGTCGCCTCGGCTCGGTCTGCCCTGTGA
- a CDS encoding MFS transporter: MSRRGGLHERQRIIFLIASGVSTAGSFAGLTAKGWILMDETAAPMVLALHFAALSLPTLLVSGPAGVRTDRIGCETVLIQAQWALLGAGLIGAVAIPWLDGLPQVLILLASTLLVGIAGAYELTARNKYCALLVDDNAQLAPFLTSFSVVFNVGKLVGPPIGGWLVTLTGPATALTLDAATYLLPIASVIWLLHPRLEQEQRSTSAEGSSLAVAWRDCGSTLRHVVVFTGLMCVVGFFHPGLAPLIAAQELGTDPMDLGLFTSVLALGSIAGGLILQRNSHRFCRRPSLTLAGFGLVTAVAQLGMARGGTVPFILFMTLLIGAGTAGLLSSSNLMTQVGSSQILRGRMAGLSQIAFLGGGGISGLIAAQLSISVGLPTTFAITGGIGVVLALIEIRRRGSTVLTEIRSV; this comes from the coding sequence GTGAGCAGACGGGGAGGACTGCATGAACGCCAACGCATCATTTTCCTGATCGCCTCTGGCGTCAGCACCGCCGGATCCTTCGCCGGATTGACAGCGAAGGGGTGGATCCTCATGGATGAGACGGCAGCGCCCATGGTGCTGGCACTGCACTTCGCAGCACTCTCACTGCCAACGCTTCTGGTGAGCGGTCCGGCAGGTGTGCGCACCGATCGCATCGGCTGTGAAACGGTGTTGATCCAGGCGCAATGGGCGCTACTGGGAGCCGGTCTGATCGGAGCAGTGGCCATCCCTTGGCTGGATGGACTGCCCCAGGTGCTGATATTGCTGGCCAGCACGCTCCTAGTGGGAATTGCAGGGGCCTACGAACTCACAGCTCGAAACAAATATTGCGCTCTTCTGGTTGACGACAACGCCCAGCTCGCTCCATTTCTGACCAGTTTCTCCGTGGTGTTCAACGTGGGCAAATTGGTGGGTCCACCCATTGGTGGCTGGCTGGTCACACTCACGGGTCCGGCCACGGCATTAACCCTCGATGCAGCCACCTATCTTCTGCCGATCGCCAGCGTGATCTGGCTTCTGCATCCGAGGCTTGAGCAAGAGCAGCGCAGCACATCGGCCGAGGGATCGTCGCTTGCAGTGGCGTGGAGAGACTGCGGCTCAACCTTGCGCCACGTGGTTGTGTTTACTGGATTGATGTGTGTTGTGGGCTTTTTCCACCCTGGCCTGGCCCCTTTGATTGCCGCTCAGGAGTTGGGAACAGACCCGATGGACCTGGGGCTGTTCACCAGTGTCCTGGCCTTGGGAAGCATCGCCGGAGGGCTCATCCTTCAACGCAACAGTCACCGCTTCTGCAGGCGCCCATCCCTCACGCTGGCGGGATTTGGCCTAGTCACTGCTGTGGCTCAACTGGGCATGGCACGAGGGGGGACTGTGCCTTTCATCCTCTTCATGACGCTGTTGATTGGTGCTGGGACCGCGGGATTACTCAGCAGCAGCAATCTCATGACCCAGGTGGGATCCAGTCAGATCTTGAGGGGCCGGATGGCCGGTCTCAGTCAGATCGCCTTCCTTGGCGGCGGTGGAATCAGCGGCCTGATTGCCGCACAGCTGAGCATCAGCGTTGGGCTTCCCACCACATTTGCCATTACTGGTGGAATCGGGGTTGTGCTGGCGTTGATAGAAATTCGCCGCCGAGGCAGCACCGTGCTTACGGAGATCAGATCAGTTTGA
- a CDS encoding cytochrome B6, whose product MDQHSVIAMGVVIYLGLVGAGLVTAAGISLVLRRIKLI is encoded by the coding sequence ATGGATCAGCATTCTGTGATTGCAATGGGAGTTGTCATCTATCTGGGTCTGGTCGGAGCAGGTCTTGTCACCGCTGCTGGTATCAGCTTGGTGTTGCGCAGGATCAAACTGATCTGA
- a CDS encoding B12-binding domain-containing radical SAM protein, with the protein MRTLFIYPLFPKTFWSYEKILELVNRKVLLPPLGLVTVAALLPQEWEMKLVDRNVREVTDAEWDWAELVVISGMIVQKDDMQVQIEEAKRRGLPVAVGGPYASSTPDAPEIADADFKVLDEGEITLPMFIEAIQRGDRGGRFSSEGEKPDVTSTPIPRFDLLELDAYDSMSVQFSRGCPFNCEFCDIIVLYGRKPRTKTPDQLVAELQSLYDLGWRRSIFLVDDNFIGNKRNAKLLLPEIKRWQEERGYPFSFATEASVDLADDEEMMRMMHEARFESVFLGIETPDEASLETSRKIQNTRNPLDAAVDRITANGIRVMAGFIIGFDGEKDGAGRRIVDFVTRTGIPAAMMGMLQALPNTALWYRLEKEGRLIQDKDAAKGVNQTNLLNFKPTRPIRDIANEYVEAFCALYEPNAYMDRVYSYYLKMGAPRWKGSTQLPSLTDLKALSIVIWRQGLKRNTRGRFWRYMFGMATQNPALLEQFLVVLAHNEHFLEYRSIVQSEIREQLESLPPEEPSTSKELQPV; encoded by the coding sequence ATGCGCACGCTGTTCATCTATCCCCTGTTCCCGAAGACGTTCTGGAGCTACGAAAAAATCCTTGAACTGGTGAACCGCAAGGTTCTGCTGCCGCCCCTGGGACTGGTCACCGTGGCAGCGCTTCTCCCCCAGGAATGGGAGATGAAGCTGGTAGACCGCAATGTTCGAGAGGTCACCGACGCTGAATGGGACTGGGCCGAATTGGTGGTGATCTCAGGAATGATCGTCCAGAAGGACGACATGCAGGTACAGATCGAAGAAGCGAAGCGTCGCGGACTTCCAGTAGCCGTCGGAGGCCCCTACGCCAGCTCAACACCTGATGCCCCTGAAATCGCGGATGCTGATTTCAAGGTGCTGGACGAAGGAGAAATTACCCTCCCGATGTTTATCGAGGCCATCCAAAGGGGAGACAGAGGCGGGCGATTCAGCTCGGAAGGTGAAAAACCTGATGTCACATCCACCCCCATCCCCCGCTTCGATTTGCTCGAACTCGACGCTTATGACTCCATGAGCGTGCAGTTTTCCCGGGGCTGCCCCTTCAACTGCGAGTTCTGCGACATCATCGTTCTCTACGGCCGTAAGCCCCGCACCAAAACGCCAGACCAGCTGGTGGCCGAGCTTCAGAGCCTGTACGACCTCGGCTGGAGACGATCGATCTTCCTCGTGGATGACAACTTCATTGGCAATAAGCGCAATGCCAAGTTGCTGCTTCCGGAGATCAAACGCTGGCAGGAAGAGCGTGGTTATCCCTTCAGCTTCGCCACAGAGGCTTCAGTGGATCTTGCCGATGACGAAGAGATGATGCGCATGATGCATGAGGCTCGTTTCGAAAGTGTGTTCCTCGGCATTGAAACGCCCGATGAAGCCAGCCTCGAAACCTCCCGCAAGATTCAAAACACTCGCAATCCACTGGATGCGGCCGTGGATCGCATCACTGCCAACGGCATCCGAGTCATGGCTGGATTCATCATCGGTTTCGATGGTGAAAAAGATGGTGCCGGACGTCGCATCGTGGACTTTGTCACGCGTACAGGAATTCCCGCGGCGATGATGGGCATGTTGCAGGCTCTACCCAATACAGCTCTCTGGTATCGCCTCGAGAAGGAAGGCCGCCTGATCCAAGACAAGGACGCTGCGAAAGGCGTGAATCAGACCAACCTCCTGAATTTCAAACCGACGAGACCGATCCGGGACATCGCCAATGAGTACGTCGAAGCATTCTGCGCTCTGTACGAGCCCAATGCCTACATGGACAGGGTCTATTCCTATTACCTGAAGATGGGCGCTCCACGCTGGAAGGGATCCACCCAGCTGCCGAGCTTGACCGATCTCAAAGCTCTTTCGATCGTGATCTGGAGACAGGGCCTCAAGAGAAACACCCGTGGACGCTTCTGGCGTTACATGTTTGGCATGGCCACCCAGAATCCAGCACTTCTGGAGCAGTTCCTCGTGGTTTTGGCGCATAACGAGCACTTCCTCGAGTACCGCTCCATTGTTCAAAGCGAAATCAGGGAACAGTTGGAATCACTTCCACCAGAGGAGCCAAGCACGTCCAAGGAACTTCAACCCGTCTGA
- a CDS encoding DUF4346 domain-containing protein, with the protein MTDGTHSLDDQLSQRFIALDPSGYFLIRVDPSAGELVAEHYRNDVDSKGRATDPETGEVLSCRGGSERAPAVCYRGRTAKELGIVLTEGEGPHPVSRLDHALYLGRELQKAEACLLQGRTYVQD; encoded by the coding sequence ATGACAGACGGCACCCATTCCCTCGATGACCAGCTTTCCCAGCGCTTCATTGCCCTGGATCCAAGCGGCTACTTTCTGATCCGGGTGGATCCGAGCGCAGGGGAGCTCGTGGCGGAGCATTACAGGAATGACGTTGATTCCAAGGGCCGCGCCACCGATCCAGAGACCGGTGAGGTGCTCAGTTGCCGAGGCGGGAGCGAACGCGCACCAGCCGTTTGTTATCGAGGCCGAACCGCAAAGGAGCTGGGGATTGTATTAACCGAAGGAGAAGGGCCCCATCCGGTCAGTCGTCTTGATCATGCGCTCTATCTCGGCCGGGAACTTCAGAAAGCGGAAGCTTGCCTACTCCAGGGGAGGACTTACGTCCAGGATTGA
- a CDS encoding GNAT family N-acetyltransferase gives MASLSARWHRSISEIPEEQWDQLLGDQICPFYRWTWLLALERSGSVAPDQGWQPLHLSLWRDNDQLVAVAPLYLKGHSYGEFVFDQSFARLAGDLGLRYYPKLIGMSPVSPVQGYRFHVAASEDALELTKLMLGLIDDFAARHGILSCNFLYVDPAWQPLAQAAGCAGWLNQQSLWSSDGQQTFNDYLAGFNANQRRNIKRERKAVRDAGLTVTPVTGDALTPALVSRMHDFYEQHCARWGPWGSKYLDASFFDRLCEPSLAAHVVLFNAHRGEVEDPVAMSLCVRDAQHLWGRYWGSDEEIDCLHFEVCYYAPIEWALQQGLVSFDPGAGGSHKRRRGFVAKARTSLHRWYDPQIDALIRSWLPRANALMQEEIEAINADLPFRAQPPELGR, from the coding sequence ATGGCGTCGCTCTCGGCCCGCTGGCATCGAAGCATCAGCGAGATCCCAGAAGAGCAGTGGGACCAGCTGCTGGGCGATCAGATCTGCCCCTTTTATCGCTGGACCTGGCTGCTGGCGTTGGAACGGTCCGGAAGCGTGGCCCCTGATCAGGGTTGGCAGCCACTGCACCTGTCGTTGTGGCGGGACAACGACCAGCTCGTTGCCGTGGCCCCTCTTTACCTCAAGGGTCACAGCTATGGCGAATTTGTGTTTGATCAGTCTTTCGCGCGCCTGGCCGGTGATCTGGGTCTGCGTTATTACCCGAAATTGATCGGGATGAGCCCGGTCAGCCCCGTGCAGGGTTACCGCTTCCATGTGGCCGCCAGCGAAGACGCTCTGGAGCTCACCAAACTGATGCTCGGCCTGATCGATGACTTCGCAGCACGACACGGAATTCTCAGTTGCAATTTTCTTTATGTGGATCCCGCCTGGCAGCCCCTCGCTCAAGCAGCCGGTTGTGCCGGCTGGCTGAATCAGCAAAGTTTGTGGTCTTCAGATGGTCAGCAAACCTTCAACGACTATCTCGCTGGTTTCAACGCCAATCAGCGTCGCAACATCAAACGGGAACGCAAGGCTGTGCGTGATGCTGGCCTCACCGTGACACCGGTTACAGGGGACGCCCTCACCCCTGCTTTGGTGTCCAGGATGCATGATTTCTACGAGCAACATTGCGCCCGTTGGGGGCCTTGGGGTAGCAAATACCTGGATGCCAGCTTTTTTGATCGGCTTTGTGAACCCTCACTGGCAGCGCATGTCGTTCTTTTCAATGCCCACCGTGGTGAGGTTGAAGACCCGGTCGCCATGTCGCTCTGCGTCAGGGACGCCCAGCACCTCTGGGGGCGCTACTGGGGGAGCGATGAGGAGATTGATTGTTTGCATTTCGAGGTTTGCTACTACGCCCCGATTGAGTGGGCCCTGCAGCAGGGGTTGGTGAGCTTTGATCCAGGAGCCGGTGGCAGTCACAAGCGCCGCAGGGGTTTCGTTGCAAAGGCCCGAACCAGTCTTCATCGCTGGTACGACCCTCAGATAGATGCTTTGATTCGTTCCTGGCTGCCTCGGGCCAATGCGTTGATGCAGGAGGAGATCGAGGCCATCAATGCGGACTTGCCGTTCCGGGCCCAGCCTCCAGAACTTGGGCGTTGA
- a CDS encoding RibD family protein encodes MTHQTTVRLVLAVSLDGRLAYPRGGPSQLGGPGDRRALEEALAWSDGALIGAGTLRAHRSSCLIHDQDLLEQRQTACRPPQPDLFVVSRQADFPQDWPFFQQPFARYLLTPEGGSAEGFLDGHPLAASWTESLASLAARGWSRVVLLGGAGLCASMLADDAVDELQLTLCPRVLGGPFCWVPSSAPALPENLAAADSWLLEHSKPLGGGELLVRYRRNRSIKSSRGRS; translated from the coding sequence ATGACCCATCAGACAACAGTCAGGCTGGTGCTGGCCGTCAGCCTGGACGGACGTTTGGCCTATCCCCGGGGAGGCCCTTCCCAGCTTGGTGGCCCCGGTGATCGCAGGGCTTTAGAGGAAGCTTTGGCCTGGTCGGACGGGGCCTTGATCGGCGCTGGAACGCTGCGGGCACATCGTTCCAGCTGTCTGATTCATGACCAGGATTTACTTGAGCAGCGCCAAACCGCGTGCCGTCCTCCACAGCCCGACCTTTTTGTGGTGAGTCGCCAAGCGGACTTCCCTCAGGACTGGCCGTTTTTTCAGCAGCCCTTTGCGCGTTACCTGCTCACCCCGGAGGGCGGCAGTGCCGAAGGATTCCTCGATGGCCATCCCCTTGCTGCGTCCTGGACCGAGTCTCTGGCCAGCTTGGCTGCCCGTGGCTGGTCGAGAGTTGTGCTCTTGGGAGGGGCTGGTCTTTGCGCATCGATGCTGGCGGACGATGCCGTTGACGAGCTGCAACTCACGCTCTGCCCGCGCGTTCTTGGTGGTCCTTTCTGCTGGGTTCCGTCATCAGCCCCAGCACTCCCTGAGAACCTGGCCGCGGCTGATTCCTGGTTGCTGGAGCACAGCAAGCCTCTCGGCGGCGGTGAGCTGCTTGTGCGTTACCGGCGTAACCGGAGCATCAAGTCCTCGAGAGGAAGGTCCTGA